The DNA region AGAAGTTTATTTTCCCCAACAAAGATTGGAGTTGTTCTTTGTAGATGGGCTTTTGGGTCTAAGATCGCCTTCGTCTTGTTCTGATTGATCTTTATACCTCGTTTGTGCACCATAAACCCCAGGAAGTCACCTGTGTGTACCCCAAAAATATACTtcaatggattcattttcaaCCCATATTTCCTCGTTCTATCAAACGAGCGTCGAAGGTGATCTAGGTGTCCTTTTTGTGACGATGATTTCACCACGATGTCGTCGATATATACCTGTATGAACTTCTTAATGAAGTCACGGAAGATGGCATTCATGGCCCTTTGGTAAGTTGCTCCTGTgttttttaaaccaaacggcatgACGACCCACTCGTATGACCCCAGTGCACCAGGGCATCGAAACGCTGTCTTAGGGACATCTTCTTCGGCAATGAGAATCTGATTGTAGCCGGAGTAGCCATCAAGTAGGCTCAGATACTCAAAACATGCGGCCAAGTCGACCAACATTTCTTCCACTGGCATCGAATATTCATCTGTTGGCGTGGCGTTGTTTAGATCCCTGAAATCTATACAAATCCTAAGAGTTCCATTTTTCTTGATGATGGGCACTACGTTGGCCAGCCATTCGAAGTACCTTGTCGTTCTTATGAAACAACTTTTTAGGAGTCTTTCGATTTCTTGCTTGATCTTCGAATGTGGGGCGGTAACAGCTTTCCCAGCTTTTTTGTTTCGCTGTAGCGTCTCCACTGTGTCCTAGTCATATGATTATTTCCTTTGTAGTTAGGAGAGATAGTGTAACCTCTCCTCTTCTCTGGAGACGTTGCCTCTTTTTCCAACACCCTCCATTTTGGCTTCTTGCCCCCCTTCTGATTGACAAATTCTATCCACTTCTCCTGCAGAACATCAGTTTGAGGAATGAATGTCTTCGGGAGGGGACGTTGAAATTATCTTATTTACTCTTCGTTCTGTCGAGGTGCTCCGTGCCTGTCGAACACGAATCGTGGGACAACAGGCTTTTCCTCCTTCTCGACCTTGTTGTCGGCCTCTAGTCTTTTGGAGGTTTTCTCGTCGAATACCATGATACACTTTGGGCATAACAGAGCCTTTGATCCCTTCTCCTTGCACTTCTTCTGGAAGTCAGACAAACTTTCACGAAGCTAAGGATATGCCAACTCGGGCCTCCTTTCGTCTTTGACTCTGAAACCTTTAGTAGTTTCGACCATCATTACTTCAAATGATTCAGCTAATGAGGTTGCTTTGAGAACCTCAATAAGACCATCAGTAGTCTCCGCCATCATGCACTCCATAGGCTCAGCATACAATGCTTTTTCCACCTTCAAAGGGTCAGAATCCACCTACATTTTTGGCCTTTCGCCAAACTGGAGCCTTCCTTCTTTCAGAGATTTTtgcaccaaatccctgaaaagaacaTATTGGTGAGCTTTGtgaccaagaaaattatgaaatttacaAAATCCCCTTTTCTTTTTATGTTCTAGGGGAGGGTCTTTTGATCCCTGAGGGATGATAATTTGTCTGTCTTTTACCAATAGATCAAAGATATCGTCGCATTTAGACACGTCGAACGTATATGTCTTAACGACATATTTGTCTGTTCTCTCTAGTTCGACAGGGTTTTTCCCATTCGatggtgtagcggtaaattcatgatcatcaagccatgaataagctagagatcaaataacaagagtcgccaccgcgcttttattgtttccaagggaaaagggaaaaagtacgaacaaaacccaaaagtaagaagttttcaaatcaaaactaataaaatgtcagagattacaggtaagggggttagttaaacagagggaaggtgttagcaccgaAAGTGTCCTAAGTAatcatagggagccctttttgtgtgcatatgtactttgtataaagtgatgtttacaaacaaatagaatggggggatgagaaaagaattcattaattatatttttgtgtttgacaagacattcggtcttgtgcctacttaccaacataaaaatgagggatcaaaacctcgtagtccgtgatacaaatttcaaagtggatgcattgcttttaacaaaaattaggtttgaaaggcacaaaggcccaagaaaaagtttgaatgagttagttctttttgactttttgaaagtttaagtcaagtatagttaaatttatttacaagtttgatttaagaaaagacgtttgaaaatacaatggcataaggccaacgTTTCTATCTTTctgcaaaatggtcaaagtttagaacaaaataagttcaatcaaagaaggtttttgaaaagggagggagagattttgaaattaaagaaagtggggagaagatgaagagactatcctatgtacaaaattaaagTTTAGAGGtgaaaagatcttaccaaatgggtagcaatccaatagacaagaatgtcaataaaaacccaaaattctcttggacttttagaatcaagcaacacacaaatgcacaatcatattaatcttgaagagaaaaggcatcaaataaagatggccatatccaagctt from Lathyrus oleraceus cultivar Zhongwan6 chromosome 1, CAAS_Psat_ZW6_1.0, whole genome shotgun sequence includes:
- the LOC127093810 gene encoding uncharacterized protein LOC127093810; translation: MPVEEMLVDLAACFEYLSLLDGYSGYNQILIAEEDVPKTAFRCPGALGSYEWVVMPFGLKNTGATYQRAMNAIFRDFIKKFIQPILHSRIGKWALALTKFSLTFKPLKAMKGQIVADFIVDYVMV